ATAAACGACCTGACCGAGAAGGTAAAGGAGGTCAGCAATGTCGTTAAACTGATAAATGACATCACGGGCCAGATTAACCTCCTTGCACTCAATGCAGCAATTGAAGCTGCACGTGCAGGCGAGCACGGACGTGGATTCGCTGTTGTCGCCGGAGAAGTCAAAAACCTTGCAGCAGAAGCAAGAGCGGCAGCAGATTCAATTGGAAATGTCGTCTCAATGGTCCAGACAAGCAGTGAAAAGACTGCCGGTGCAATAAACAATGCCAACAACGAGATAGTAGAGGGTGTAGGAAGTGTAACAAAAGCACTTGAGGCACTCAATACCATTATTGAAAATGCCGGACAGGTCACAACCGATATAGGCGAGATCACAAAGGCGATTGAGGACCAGGCAAATATCTCAAACAATGTGGTTCAGTCGGTAGATAAAGGAACCTTAAAGACAAAAGAGGTTCAGAAAGAAGCAGAGGAACTTGCAGCCCTTGCTGAAGAGGCAAGTGCATCAGTTGAGGAGATTGGAAGTGCAATCCATGAAGTCAGTGCACTTGTAAAGGAACTTGACACTGCAAATGCCAGATTCAAATACTGACAGGAGATTAATATGTCTGAAATGAAGGATGTCGTGCAGTTTGAAATAGGCGGAGTACAGTATGCACTCGACATTCATATATCAAGAGAGATTGTTGAGATGATGCCTATAACGCCTGTGCCCCGTGCACCTGCACATATTGCCGGCATAATAAACCTAAGGGGTGAGATAACCAATATCTTAAATCTCAACTATCTGATGGGGCTTCCGCCCGGAAATGAGGCAGAAAACCAAAAGATTATCGTACTTGTCCCTGAAGCTGCAAACG
The sequence above is a segment of the Methanoplanus limicola DSM 2279 genome. Coding sequences within it:
- a CDS encoding chemotaxis protein CheW, which gives rise to MSEMKDVVQFEIGGVQYALDIHISREIVEMMPITPVPRAPAHIAGIINLRGEITNILNLNYLMGLPPGNEAENQKIIVLVPEAANGSNVGLIVDDVQSVLQISTDDIDQMDETMSKVAYVKGIIKMGKEGDEKKNLVIWIDIAKILSDTLTET